A single region of the Malus sylvestris chromosome 8, drMalSylv7.2, whole genome shotgun sequence genome encodes:
- the LOC126633312 gene encoding glycosyltransferase BC10-like, with translation MQNLQLRVVPVEEGKDAGVSSSRPSQTKALPIRLLQLFALFLVFCITFSVISIYTIRHFGIIGVMTTVAASFQPCLEEPRGLDRWIKPPSSVKHTMNDEELLWRASFTPRIKKYPFERVPKIAFMFLTKGPLPLAPLWERFLKGHEGLYSVYVHSLPSFQPHFNPSSVFYGRHIPSQVAEWGRMSMCDAERRLLANALLDISNERFILLSESCIPLYNFSVIYQYLMKSKYSYVGAFDDPGPYGRGRYNDNMAPEVSISKWRKGSQWFEVNRKLAITIVEDTKFYPKFKEFCRPACYVDEHYFPTMLTIEAGNSLANRSITWVDWSRGGPHPATFGRADITEEFLKRIFEGQRCTYNDGNSTICFLFGRKFAPSAMEPLLHLAPKFLGF, from the exons ATGCAGAACTTGCAATTGAGGGTTGTGCCGGTGGAGGAAGGGAAGGACGCCGGTGTTAGTAGCAGCCGCCCAAGCCAAACGAAGGCCTTGCCGATTAGGCTACTGCAGTTATTCGCGCTGTTTCTGGTTTTCTGTATTACTTTCTCAGTCATTAGCATATACACAATTCGGCATTTTGGAATCATTGGCGTGATGACAACAGTCGCGGCCTCTTTCCAGCCATGCCTTGAGGAACCAAGAGGTTTGGATCGATGGATTAAGCCGCCATCAAGTGTTAAACACACCATGAATGATGAGGAATTGTTGTGGAGGGCTTCATTTACGCCTAGGATAAAGAAATATCCTTTTGAAAGAGTTCCAAAGATTGCATTTATGTTCTTAACTAAGGGGCCGTTGCCGCTGGCACCCCTTTGGGAGAGGTTTCTGAAGGGACACGAAGGGCTTTATTCGGTCTACGTTCATTCACTACCATCGTTTCAACCCCATTTTAATCCTTCGTCAGTTTTTTATGGGAGACATATTCCAAGCCAG GTTGCTGAGTGGGGAAGAATGAGCATGTGTGATGCCGAGAGAAGACTCCTTGCTAATGCATTGCTCGACATATCCAACGAACGGTTCATTCTTCTTTCTGAATCATGCATTCCGCTCTATAATTTCAGTGTCATTTACCAGTACTTGATGAAGTCCAAGTACAGCTATGTGGGTGCATTTGATGACCCCGGGCCATATGGAAGAGGACGCTACAATGACAACATGGCTCCTGAAGTGAGTATATCCAAGTGGCGTAAGGGCTCCCAGTGGTTTGAAGTTAACCGAAAGCTTGCCATCACCATTGTCGAGGATACAAAATTTTACCCCAAATTTAAAGAGTTCTGCAGACCCGCATGTTACGTTGATGAGCACTACTTCCCCACCATGCTAACCATTGAAGCTGGGAATTCTTTAGCAAATAGAAGCATCACTTGGGTAGATTGGTCAAGGGGTGGTCCTCACCCGGCTACCTTTGGAAGAGCGGATATCACCGAGGAATTTTTGAAGCGAATTTTTGAGGGACAACGTTGCACTTACAATGACGGGAACTCTACAATCTGCTTTCTTTTCGGAAGGAAGTTTGCTCCGAGTGCCATGGAACCTCTTTTGCATTTAGCACCAAAGTTTTTGGGCTTCTAA